The Skermanella pratensis genome has a window encoding:
- a CDS encoding DUF6311 domain-containing protein, translated as MRPSNIAWFQNTDAVFQYLSWKFFAQTPWDLPLGVNPRYGLEFSSSIFYSDSIPIFALLFKMTGLASDGEFQYFGIWILACFCLQFLAGYVLVGRITKQAWLRAVKAMFFVFAPIMVWRLAGHYALLAHFLLLFALHLNLVDRKGSSLAAWPLLIATAALTHAYILAMVLPLWGSDVIRRLSRGDTLTREALAEATVVPAALVASLWAAGFFVMTSGLGEGGFGLYRMDILSPLNPMGWSHILRELPTDPGEYEGFGFIGLGMLLAILLLIAGRVGGRFAPLGPLGLPAPLLAVICVLALVALTNRPSLGPWQIVIPLPETVLDMFSVVRASGRFIWPAIYLVFFVTFLIAVRTYGERRAGAVLAVCLVIQIVDTSAAWHGMRVTKMVTPSSHWGASGGSAFWSSASGHYANIRAFPPGNGLERWNEISLTAANSGMGTTAAFFARVDPEKLAAAQAKALSDIKAGTYEPDSLYVLNNGWALGALLSLDPSKDLLARVDGFNVLAPGYGRCGGCPPLKPLEAADLAAEVPMGSDILFGLAGSGPAFQLDGWFAPEIWGTWTDGKNSNLVLPLPAGAGARPLRLSLNAQGIFAKERTSQIVTVSVNDVAVGEIRFDDILSNGWHTLSIPVSALLRNRQGLLGISFEVDQPIRPADIGMGEDRRELGMGLVAMRLDAEP; from the coding sequence TTGCGGCCGAGCAATATTGCCTGGTTTCAAAACACCGATGCAGTATTTCAATATCTGTCCTGGAAGTTCTTCGCCCAAACCCCTTGGGATCTTCCACTGGGCGTTAACCCCAGATACGGTCTCGAGTTTTCAAGTTCGATATTCTATTCGGATTCGATACCGATATTCGCATTATTATTCAAAATGACAGGGCTTGCGAGCGATGGCGAATTCCAATATTTCGGGATATGGATTCTTGCGTGTTTCTGCCTGCAGTTCCTTGCCGGCTATGTTCTTGTCGGCAGAATAACAAAGCAGGCATGGCTTCGCGCTGTCAAGGCGATGTTCTTCGTTTTTGCGCCGATCATGGTCTGGCGGCTCGCCGGGCATTATGCGTTGCTCGCCCATTTTCTGCTCCTTTTCGCGCTCCACCTCAACTTGGTCGACCGCAAGGGATCCTCGCTGGCGGCATGGCCTTTGCTAATCGCAACGGCCGCCCTGACGCACGCTTATATTCTGGCCATGGTCCTGCCGCTGTGGGGCAGCGACGTTATCCGCCGCCTGTCCCGGGGGGACACGCTGACGCGGGAGGCTCTGGCCGAAGCCACGGTCGTACCGGCGGCGCTGGTCGCATCCCTTTGGGCCGCCGGATTCTTCGTGATGACGTCAGGCCTCGGGGAGGGCGGCTTCGGGCTTTACCGGATGGACATCCTGTCGCCGCTGAACCCCATGGGATGGTCCCATATCCTGCGGGAGCTACCCACCGATCCCGGCGAATACGAGGGATTCGGTTTCATCGGATTGGGAATGCTGCTCGCGATACTGCTGCTGATCGCGGGGAGGGTAGGGGGACGTTTCGCGCCCCTCGGCCCCCTCGGCCTGCCGGCGCCTCTCCTGGCCGTCATCTGCGTCCTTGCCCTGGTTGCCCTGACGAACAGGCCCAGTCTCGGTCCGTGGCAGATCGTCATCCCGCTGCCGGAAACGGTCCTAGACATGTTCTCCGTGGTCAGGGCGTCGGGCAGGTTCATCTGGCCGGCCATCTATCTCGTGTTCTTCGTCACCTTCCTGATCGCCGTCCGGACCTATGGGGAGCGCCGGGCCGGCGCCGTGCTGGCCGTCTGCCTGGTCATCCAGATCGTCGATACGAGCGCGGCTTGGCACGGCATGCGCGTTACCAAGATGGTGACGCCCTCGTCGCACTGGGGCGCTTCGGGCGGCTCCGCCTTCTGGTCCAGCGCCTCCGGGCACTATGCCAACATCCGGGCTTTCCCGCCGGGGAACGGCCTTGAGCGTTGGAACGAGATTTCCCTGACCGCGGCGAACAGCGGCATGGGGACCACTGCCGCGTTCTTTGCCCGCGTGGATCCCGAGAAACTGGCGGCTGCCCAGGCCAAGGCGCTCTCCGACATCAAGGCCGGCACCTACGAACCGGACTCCCTCTATGTCCTGAACAACGGCTGGGCGCTGGGGGCGCTCCTGTCACTCGATCCGTCGAAGGATCTTCTGGCGCGGGTCGACGGCTTCAACGTCCTGGCACCAGGCTATGGGCGTTGCGGCGGCTGCCCGCCGCTAAAACCGCTCGAGGCCGCCGATCTCGCGGCGGAGGTTCCGATGGGAAGCGACATCCTGTTCGGTTTAGCCGGTTCCGGACCCGCCTTCCAGCTGGACGGCTGGTTTGCCCCGGAAATTTGGGGAACATGGACCGACGGGAAGAACTCGAACTTGGTCCTTCCACTGCCGGCCGGTGCGGGTGCCCGGCCGCTACGCCTGTCGCTCAACGCGCAAGGCATATTCGCCAAGGAACGCACCTCCCAGATCGTCACGGTTTCCGTCAACGACGTGGCTGTCGGCGAGATCCGCTTCGACGACATCCTCAGCAATGGATGGCACACGCTCTCCATCCCCGTAAGCGCGCTCCTGCGAAACCGGCAAGGCCTGCTGGGCATCTCGTTCGAGGTCGATCAGCCGATACGGCCGGCGGATATCGGAATGGGAGAGGATAGGCGCGAACTCGGCATGGGGCTGGTCGCGATGCGCCTGGACGCCGAACCCTAG